From Acropora muricata isolate sample 2 chromosome 14, ASM3666990v1, whole genome shotgun sequence, one genomic window encodes:
- the LOC136897525 gene encoding uncharacterized protein: protein MMNEMRPKEWEDIAFRLSALCGGFEKYDIVEDMGLSARNRRKPSLALDSRQNLDAMLRRKSTESTTSTDSQEDDVLLSSSSETDLHKTNSLSSEEFKRTLNKNSSKDNTLPKTISMDLDMSSFDFTELQSDRLSSTEI from the exons AtgatgaatgaaatgaggccaAAAGAATGGGAGGACATTGCTTTTCGTCTATCAG CACTTTGTGGAGGATTTGAAAAATATGACATCGTGGAAGACATGGGATTAAGTGCACGCAACCGAAGGAAGCCTTCTTTAGCATTAGACTCGAGACAAAATCTTGACGCAATGTTGAGGAGAAAATCAACGGAATCTACTACGTCAACTGATTCCCAAGAAGACGATGTACTACTTTCATCTTCCTCCGAGACGGACCTGCACAAGACAAATAGCCTTTCCTCTGAGGAGTTCAAGAGAACTTTAAATAAGAATTCCTCAAAAGATAACACTCTTCCAAAAACTATTTCCATGGACTTGGATATGTCGTCGTTTGATTTTACAGAGCTTCAAAGCGACAGATTAAGTTCCACAGAGATTTAA